A segment of the Actinomycetota bacterium genome:
CCGTACGCGGCGTACGACCGCATCGAGTGGGAGGTGCACACGGGAGCATCCGGCGACTGTTACGACCGCTACCTCGTGCGCGTGGCCGAGATGCGCGAGTCGTGCCGGATGGCGGTGCGGCTGATCGACGCGATGCCCGAGGGAGAGGTGCGCAACAAGGTCCCCCGCAACCTCAAGCCGCCCGAGGGCGAGGTCTACGTGCGCACCGAGACACCTCGAGGGGAGCTCGGAGTCCTCATCGTCTCCGATGGCACCGCGACCCCGTACCGTTTGCACTTCCGCTCGCCGGCGCTCGTGAACATCTCGACTCTCCCGCGCATGGCCGTAGGCCACAAGCTGGCGGACCTCATCGCGATCGCCGGCAGCATCGACCTGGTGATGGGGGAGATCGACCGGTGAGCGTAGGGCAACTCATGCGTGCGCTCGTGTGGCTGGTCGGGCTGCTCGCGCTGATGGGCGTCAATACGCTGATGTTCGTATGGTGGGAGCGCAAGTTCATCGCCCGCATCCACCGGAGGCACGGTCCGCTGCACCACGGGTGGCACGGGCTGCTGCAACTGCCCGCCGACGGACTGAAGATGCTCACGAAGGAGTCGACTCGGCCGCTGGCCGCCGACCGGATGTTCTTCTCGCTCGCGCCGGCGATGGTGGTCGTGCCCACCTACGTCGCCTACGTCGCGCTGCCGTTCGGGCCGGGTGCGGCGCTGGTCGACATGCGCCACGGGCTCTTCTTCGTGTTCGCGTTCCAAGCGCTCCTGCCGGTCGGCTTCACGGTGGCGGGATGGGCCTCGGCGAACAAGTACTCGCTGCTCGGCGCGTTGCGCTCCTCGGCGCAGCAGATCAGCTACGAGGTGCCGATGCTGCTCGGCGCACTGTCGGTGGTGGTGATGGCAGGCTCGCTCCGGCTGACCGATATCGTCTCGGCGCAGCATGCCGTCTGGTACGTGTTCAAGCAGCCTGTGGGATTCGTGCTGACGTGCGTCGCGATGATCGCCGAGATGAACCGCACGCCGTTCGACATGCCGGAGGCCGAGTCCGAGCTGGTAGCCGGGTACAACGTCGAGTACTCGGGAATGCGCTACGGCCTGTTCATGATGGCCGAGTACTCGGTGATGTTCGTGGGCACGATGCTCGTCTC
Coding sequences within it:
- the nuoH gene encoding NADH-quinone oxidoreductase subunit NuoH, with the translated sequence MSVGQLMRALVWLVGLLALMGVNTLMFVWWERKFIARIHRRHGPLHHGWHGLLQLPADGLKMLTKESTRPLAADRMFFSLAPAMVVVPTYVAYVALPFGPGAALVDMRHGLFFVFAFQALLPVGFTVAGWASANKYSLLGALRSSAQQISYEVPMLLGALSVVVMAGSLRLTDIVSAQHAVWYVFKQPVGFVLTCVAMIAEMNRTPFDMPEAESELVAGYNVEYSGMRYGLFMMAEYSVMFVGTMLVSMLYLGGWNLPFLPASPLWLLLKVWLLVTALIWVRGTLPRVRVDILMETSWKVLIPIGFANLLLIGLLTTIWPRVF